One window of the Parasphingopyxis algicola genome contains the following:
- a CDS encoding response regulator encodes MFQHRESSDAAGDGPRAEATVLVVDDDANVAFVTGDMVELLGYRVLRASNGREALDLLSGDACVDLVLTDVVMPGELNGVALATRVRRTFDIPTVLTTGSPTHHFMNGAGGRFALLLKPFTIGELNTRIASALSAG; translated from the coding sequence ATGTTTCAACATCGCGAATCCAGCGATGCGGCGGGCGATGGCCCGCGCGCAGAGGCGACGGTCCTCGTCGTCGACGACGATGCCAATGTCGCCTTTGTCACCGGCGACATGGTCGAGTTGCTCGGCTATCGGGTTCTGCGCGCATCGAACGGCCGCGAGGCGCTCGATCTGCTTTCGGGCGACGCGTGTGTCGATCTGGTGCTGACCGATGTCGTGATGCCGGGCGAGTTGAACGGCGTCGCGCTCGCCACCCGGGTCCGCCGGACGTTCGACATTCCGACCGTGCTGACGACGGGATCGCCGACCCATCATTTCATGAACGGCGCCGGCGGCCGGTTTGCGCTGCTGTTGAAGCCGTTCACGATCGGGGAGCTGAACACGCGGATCGCGAGCGCCCTCTCCGCCGGGTGA